From Diaminobutyricibacter sp. McL0608, one genomic window encodes:
- a CDS encoding PspC domain-containing protein — protein sequence MSQQQTQPEPPAGPATGAGPGSNRFFGWMRSLGIPRTDGWIGGVCAGIAARIGIDPLIVRGIAVVAAVLGAPVALFYAAAWALLPDRNDTIHAEKLVRGEFDNAMIGIGVLALVSFLPFTQGIWWAGAQFWGAPSWPEAIGRSLWTLLIIGLIVAFVVWAARGAQLPPWAGGSTQNPRTASAGSAGPGYGSPASAGSTTSADGAGAATEAARAATVAATAATIPLPPVVDTTAEPTEPPAPPTGAPTDDYAAWKARHAAWQVEHNAWKARHDADMRAIRAQRAAENRARSQAYAVEADARRREYRLANPRTSAAYVFATIGLALIVSAVTAIVVSTRPEFDGYELTASLAAATIVFGLAGVLAGALRRRSGFLGFLSILLLVATLTTAFIPRDRQLVLQPVGAWLAPTASASYAQPVGDTTLLVDSTTAGGAPGTPVIDLEKGPGTTYVVTDAKTTIRMELVLRGASVYSFVEGQGSVTVPACVRTPGGACTYDFVDGPKSTPDVIVRIEQTGGEVQLQRNQEPTGVQG from the coding sequence ATGTCACAGCAGCAGACTCAGCCGGAACCTCCAGCCGGACCGGCCACCGGGGCCGGACCCGGCTCGAATCGCTTCTTCGGATGGATGCGCAGCCTCGGCATCCCCCGCACCGACGGCTGGATCGGCGGCGTCTGCGCCGGCATCGCGGCCCGGATCGGGATCGACCCGCTGATCGTGCGCGGTATCGCCGTGGTGGCCGCCGTCCTCGGCGCCCCGGTCGCCCTGTTCTACGCGGCGGCGTGGGCACTCCTGCCGGACCGCAACGACACCATCCACGCCGAGAAGCTGGTACGCGGCGAATTCGACAACGCGATGATCGGCATCGGGGTGCTCGCGCTCGTCTCCTTCCTGCCTTTCACGCAGGGAATCTGGTGGGCCGGAGCGCAGTTCTGGGGCGCGCCCTCCTGGCCTGAGGCGATCGGCCGCTCCCTCTGGACCCTCCTCATCATCGGCCTCATCGTCGCGTTCGTCGTCTGGGCGGCGCGCGGGGCCCAACTGCCACCCTGGGCCGGCGGTTCGACACAGAACCCGCGAACGGCTTCCGCGGGTTCCGCCGGCCCAGGGTACGGATCGCCGGCTTCGGCCGGGTCGACGACCTCCGCGGATGGAGCGGGCGCGGCGACCGAGGCTGCGAGGGCGGCGACCGTCGCCGCAACTGCCGCGACGATCCCTCTGCCGCCTGTCGTGGACACGACCGCGGAACCGACCGAGCCTCCCGCTCCTCCGACGGGCGCCCCCACCGACGACTACGCCGCCTGGAAGGCCCGTCACGCCGCCTGGCAGGTGGAGCACAACGCGTGGAAGGCCCGGCACGACGCCGACATGCGGGCGATCCGGGCCCAGCGCGCCGCTGAGAACCGGGCCCGCTCACAGGCCTACGCGGTGGAAGCGGATGCGCGGCGCCGGGAGTACCGGCTCGCGAACCCCCGCACCAGCGCGGCCTACGTGTTCGCCACGATCGGACTGGCCCTGATCGTGTCCGCCGTCACCGCGATCGTCGTGAGCACACGACCGGAGTTCGACGGGTACGAACTGACCGCATCCCTCGCCGCCGCGACGATCGTGTTCGGGCTGGCCGGCGTGCTCGCGGGAGCCCTCCGCAGGCGGAGCGGCTTCCTCGGATTCCTTTCGATCCTGCTCCTCGTCGCGACACTCACGACCGCCTTCATCCCGCGGGACCGCCAGCTGGTGCTCCAGCCGGTCGGCGCGTGGCTGGCGCCCACCGCATCCGCTTCGTATGCGCAGCCGGTCGGCGACACGACGCTTCTCGTCGATTCGACGACCGCGGGCGGCGCGCCGGGTACGCCGGTCATCGACCTCGAGAAGGGACCGGGGACCACCTACGTGGTCACGGATGCGAAGACGACGATCCGGATGGAGCTGGTGCTGCGCGGCGCGAGCGTCTACTCGTTCGTCGAAGGCCAGGGATCGGTCACGGTGCCGGCGTGTGTGCGGACGCCGGGCGGAGCGTGCACCTACGACTTCGTCGACGGCCCGAAGAGCACGCCCGACGTCATCGTGCGCATCGAACAGACCGGCGGCGAAGTGCAGCTGCAACGCAACCAGGAGCCGACAGGAGTACAGGGATGA
- a CDS encoding ATP-binding protein: MTQTSARSASARGMRPLARPRDCLLGGVSVALADHLGWSVAVVRWSFVALSFAGGAGILLYLWLWALTPLREPDPEAPDATTIRRRVPVAWLLVALAAVSGIAGVAAAALNGSGQSLVVAVAVMVALAVAAVAWDQFADGSDVAPRQASSTALRVTAGAFLLAMGAVLTAGAGRADSGWVWLLVIVTVFAGAAVLLGPWAIRLWRELIAERTARVREEQRAEIAAHLHDSVLQTLALIQNRAGASSEVARIARAQERELRDWLYAGAEAPNRDLATEIREFAAAVELDHPVRIEVVAVGEPVDSVTPELAAAAREAMLNAARHAGGDVAVYLENSAAAVDVFIRDRGPGFDLSAVPEDRLGVRESIIGRMRRAGGQATVSKGAGGTGTEVHLHLDHGSET, from the coding sequence GTGACCCAGACATCGGCCCGAAGCGCATCCGCGCGTGGGATGCGCCCCCTGGCGCGCCCGCGCGACTGCCTCCTCGGCGGCGTCTCGGTCGCGCTCGCCGACCACCTCGGCTGGTCGGTGGCCGTGGTGCGCTGGAGTTTCGTGGCGCTTTCCTTCGCGGGTGGTGCGGGCATCCTGCTCTACCTGTGGCTGTGGGCGCTGACCCCGCTGCGCGAACCGGACCCGGAGGCGCCGGATGCGACGACCATCCGCCGTCGGGTGCCGGTGGCATGGCTGCTGGTCGCGCTTGCTGCGGTGAGCGGGATCGCGGGAGTCGCCGCCGCCGCGCTGAACGGGTCAGGTCAGAGTCTCGTCGTGGCAGTGGCCGTGATGGTCGCGCTCGCCGTCGCCGCTGTGGCCTGGGATCAGTTCGCGGACGGCAGCGATGTCGCGCCCCGTCAGGCATCGTCGACCGCACTGCGGGTGACGGCCGGCGCCTTCCTCCTCGCCATGGGCGCGGTGCTGACGGCGGGAGCGGGGCGGGCGGACTCCGGCTGGGTGTGGTTGTTGGTGATCGTGACGGTGTTCGCGGGGGCGGCTGTGCTGCTCGGGCCGTGGGCGATCCGGCTCTGGCGGGAGCTCATCGCTGAACGGACCGCCCGGGTGCGCGAGGAGCAGCGCGCGGAGATCGCCGCCCACCTGCACGACTCGGTGCTGCAGACGCTCGCGCTCATCCAGAACCGCGCAGGCGCATCCAGTGAGGTCGCGCGGATCGCGCGTGCCCAGGAGCGGGAGCTCCGCGACTGGCTGTACGCGGGTGCGGAGGCGCCGAATCGCGACCTGGCCACCGAGATCCGTGAGTTCGCCGCGGCGGTCGAGCTCGACCATCCTGTGCGCATCGAGGTGGTCGCCGTCGGCGAGCCGGTCGACTCCGTCACCCCGGAGCTTGCGGCCGCCGCCCGTGAGGCGATGCTGAACGCCGCGCGCCACGCCGGCGGCGACGTCGCGGTCTACCTGGAGAACTCGGCAGCGGCGGTGGACGTCTTCATCCGCGACCGGGGGCCCGGATTCGACCTGTCGGCCGTGCCGGAGGACAGACTGGGGGTGCGCGAATCCATCATCGGGCGCATGCGGCGCGCCGGGGGGCAGGCGACGGTTTCGAAAGGCGCAGGCGGCACAGGCACGGAAGTGCACCTGCACCTCGACCACGGGAGTGAGACATGA
- a CDS encoding response regulator transcription factor, protein MSEPETPAAGEADASEPSERSERSEREPITVVIVDDHSIFRSGLRADLDHRLVVVAEAADVDAAVAAIVASRPAVVLLDVHLPGGGGGGGAEVVRRTIGDFPETRFLALSVSDAAEDVVGVIRAGARGYLTKGSSGDDVSRAVVAVASGDAVFSPRLAGFVLDAFGAAAGEQAEAVDELDRLSAREREVMRLIARGYAYKEVAAELFISVKTVETHVSAVLRKLQLSSRHELTAWALERKLL, encoded by the coding sequence ATGAGCGAGCCGGAGACGCCCGCAGCGGGCGAGGCGGATGCGTCGGAGCCGTCGGAGCGGTCCGAGCGGTCCGAGCGCGAACCGATCACGGTCGTGATCGTGGACGACCATTCGATCTTCCGGTCCGGACTGCGCGCCGACCTCGACCATCGCCTCGTCGTGGTGGCTGAGGCGGCGGATGTGGATGCTGCGGTCGCCGCCATCGTCGCGTCGCGTCCGGCCGTGGTCCTGCTCGACGTGCACCTGCCCGGTGGGGGTGGAGGCGGGGGCGCCGAAGTGGTGCGGCGCACGATCGGAGACTTTCCCGAGACGCGTTTTCTGGCGCTGAGCGTGTCGGATGCGGCCGAGGATGTCGTGGGCGTCATCCGGGCGGGCGCCCGCGGGTACCTCACCAAGGGAAGCTCCGGAGATGACGTCAGTCGCGCGGTCGTGGCGGTCGCGAGCGGAGACGCCGTCTTCTCGCCCCGGCTGGCCGGCTTCGTCCTCGACGCGTTCGGCGCCGCAGCGGGGGAGCAGGCGGAGGCGGTGGATGAGCTGGACCGGCTGTCGGCGCGGGAACGCGAGGTGATGAGACTGATCGCACGCGGCTACGCGTACAAGGAGGTCGCAGCGGAGCTGTTCATCTCGGTCAAGACGGTCGAGACCCACGTGTCCGCAGTGCTGCGCAAGCTGCAGCTGTCGTCCCGCCACGAGCTGACCGCCTGGGCACTGGAGCGCAAGCTCCTCTGA
- a CDS encoding pyridoxal phosphate-dependent aminotransferase, whose protein sequence is MTGSPRISKRIGSIAESATLKVDAKAKALKAQGRPVISYAAGEPDFVTPDNIVEAALAAVRDPRNYRYTPAAGLPELREAIAAKTLRDSGLEVAASRVVVTNGGKQAVYQAFATLLDPGDEVLVPTPYWTTYPEAIKLAGGTQVDVFAGADQDYLVTVDQLEAARTDRTKVLLFVSPSNPTGSVYTPEQTKAIGEWADEHGLWVISDEIYQNLTYDGVKAVSIVEAVPALADRTILVNGVAKTYAMTGWRVGWMVGPADVIAAAGNLQSHLSSNVSNISQRAALEALTGPQEAEEQMRLAFDRRRKTIVAELNAIEGVVTPTPLGAFYVYPDVSGLLGRTWGGVTSTTSLELADLILEQAEVATVPGEAFGPSGYLRLSYALGDDELLEGVRRLQRLFA, encoded by the coding sequence GTGACCGGATCACCACGAATTTCGAAGAGAATCGGCTCCATCGCGGAGTCCGCCACCCTCAAGGTCGACGCGAAGGCCAAAGCGCTGAAGGCGCAGGGCCGCCCCGTGATCAGCTACGCGGCGGGCGAACCCGACTTCGTCACACCGGACAACATCGTCGAGGCGGCGCTGGCCGCCGTTCGCGATCCCCGCAACTACCGCTACACGCCGGCTGCAGGACTGCCCGAGTTGCGTGAGGCGATCGCGGCCAAGACCCTGCGGGACTCCGGGCTCGAGGTCGCGGCCTCCCGGGTCGTCGTCACCAACGGCGGCAAACAGGCGGTCTACCAGGCCTTCGCGACGCTGCTCGACCCGGGCGACGAAGTACTCGTGCCGACCCCCTACTGGACCACGTACCCCGAGGCGATCAAGCTCGCCGGCGGCACCCAGGTCGACGTCTTCGCCGGGGCCGACCAGGACTATCTGGTCACCGTCGACCAGCTGGAGGCCGCTCGCACCGACCGCACGAAGGTGCTGCTTTTCGTCTCCCCGTCGAACCCGACCGGGTCCGTCTACACCCCGGAGCAGACGAAGGCGATCGGCGAGTGGGCCGACGAGCACGGACTCTGGGTGATCAGCGACGAGATCTATCAGAACCTGACCTACGACGGCGTGAAGGCGGTGTCGATCGTCGAGGCCGTGCCCGCACTCGCCGACCGCACCATACTCGTCAACGGCGTCGCCAAGACGTATGCGATGACGGGCTGGCGCGTGGGGTGGATGGTCGGCCCGGCCGACGTGATCGCAGCGGCCGGCAACCTGCAGTCGCACCTGTCGTCCAATGTGTCGAACATCTCGCAGCGGGCGGCACTCGAAGCCCTCACCGGCCCGCAGGAGGCCGAGGAGCAGATGCGTCTCGCGTTCGACCGGCGGCGCAAGACGATCGTCGCCGAGCTGAACGCGATCGAGGGTGTCGTCACGCCGACCCCGCTCGGCGCGTTCTACGTCTACCCCGACGTCTCGGGCCTGCTCGGACGCACGTGGGGCGGCGTGACGTCGACCACCTCGCTCGAGCTCGCCGACCTCATCCTCGAGCAGGCGGAGGTCGCGACGGTTCCCGGCGAGGCGTTCGGCCCCTCCGGCTACCTGCGGCTGTCATACGCACTCGGCGACGACGAGCTGCTCGAGGGCGTGCGCCGGCTGCAGCGCCTCTTCGCATAG
- the secE gene encoding preprotein translocase subunit SecE, translating into MARKVIDEPSEEIVANAKKDRAEKRGPFARFALFIRQVMLELRKVVTPTRRELLSYTGVVLVFVVIMMALVSLLDWVFGLLVVWVFGNPT; encoded by the coding sequence GTGGCCCGAAAAGTTATCGACGAGCCGAGCGAGGAAATCGTCGCAAACGCGAAAAAGGATCGCGCTGAGAAGCGTGGACCTTTCGCGCGGTTCGCCCTGTTCATCCGCCAGGTGATGCTGGAGCTGAGAAAGGTCGTCACGCCCACCCGGCGCGAGCTGCTCAGCTACACGGGTGTCGTGCTGGTGTTCGTGGTCATCATGATGGCGCTGGTATCACTGCTCGACTGGGTCTTCGGGCTCCTTGTCGTGTGGGTGTTCGGTAACCCGACGTAG
- the nusG gene encoding transcription termination/antitermination protein NusG, whose product MSETNRDDVDWATAAEQSSEDDEAQTGNVLASQEDSVDAAEHEALHVVAEDGTEIDLDAVLDAMAEAVDPEADRVVDEALEVDSAEEAEAAVEAVEDEEASPADPYDDFRAELRSKPGKWYVIHSYAGFERRVKSNIENRMVSMSMEDFIFQVEVPMEDVVEIKNGQRKMVNRVRIPGYVLVRMDLNEDSWSVIRHTPGVTGFVGNSHNPTPLRFEEAFSMLKSLVQIQEAPAAKGAGAKGGKTAARVIPAEIDFEIGETITIKEGSFAGLPGSISEIKPESGKLTVLVSLFERETPVELSFDQVTKL is encoded by the coding sequence GTGTCTGAGACAAATCGCGACGACGTGGACTGGGCGACGGCAGCCGAGCAGTCCTCCGAAGACGATGAGGCGCAGACCGGCAACGTTCTGGCCTCGCAGGAGGACTCGGTCGACGCGGCCGAGCACGAGGCACTCCACGTCGTGGCCGAGGACGGCACCGAGATCGATCTCGACGCCGTACTCGACGCCATGGCAGAAGCTGTCGACCCCGAGGCCGACCGCGTCGTGGACGAGGCACTCGAAGTCGACTCCGCCGAAGAAGCCGAGGCGGCCGTCGAGGCTGTCGAAGACGAAGAGGCCAGCCCCGCAGACCCGTATGACGACTTCCGTGCCGAGCTGCGCAGCAAGCCCGGCAAGTGGTACGTCATCCACTCCTACGCAGGCTTCGAGCGCCGCGTGAAGTCGAACATCGAGAACCGCATGGTGTCGATGTCGATGGAGGACTTCATCTTCCAGGTCGAGGTTCCGATGGAAGATGTCGTCGAGATCAAGAACGGCCAGCGCAAGATGGTCAACCGCGTGCGCATCCCCGGCTACGTGCTGGTGCGCATGGACCTCAACGAGGACAGCTGGTCCGTCATCCGCCACACTCCGGGCGTCACCGGCTTCGTCGGCAACTCGCACAACCCGACCCCGCTGCGTTTCGAAGAAGCGTTCTCGATGCTGAAGAGCCTGGTGCAGATCCAGGAGGCTCCGGCCGCGAAGGGTGCAGGCGCCAAGGGCGGCAAGACTGCGGCACGTGTCATCCCCGCCGAGATCGACTTCGAGATCGGCGAGACGATCACCATCAAGGAAGGCTCCTTCGCCGGTCTTCCCGGTTCGATCAGCGAGATCAAGCCCGAGAGCGGCAAGCTCACCGTGCTCGTGTCGCTCTTCGAGCGCGAGACCCCGGTCGAGCTCAGCTTCGACCAGGTCACCAAGCTCTAA
- the rplK gene encoding 50S ribosomal protein L11, translating to MAPKKKVTGLIKLQINAGAANPAPPIGPALGQHGVNIMEFCKAYNAATESQRGNVIPVEITVYEDRSFTFILKTPPAAELIKKAAGVAKGSGTPHTVKVAKLSQEQVRSIAEQKMVDLNANDLDAASKIIAGTARSMGITVEG from the coding sequence ATGGCACCGAAGAAGAAGGTCACTGGTCTGATTAAGCTTCAGATCAATGCCGGCGCCGCCAACCCTGCACCGCCTATCGGCCCGGCGCTCGGTCAGCACGGCGTGAACATCATGGAGTTCTGCAAGGCGTACAACGCGGCCACCGAGTCGCAGCGCGGCAACGTCATCCCGGTTGAGATCACCGTTTACGAGGACCGCTCGTTCACGTTCATCCTGAAGACCCCGCCCGCCGCCGAGCTCATCAAGAAGGCTGCAGGAGTCGCCAAGGGTTCCGGCACGCCGCACACCGTCAAGGTCGCGAAGCTCAGCCAGGAGCAGGTCCGCTCCATCGCCGAGCAGAAGATGGTCGACCTCAACGCGAACGACCTCGACGCAGCGTCGAAGATCATCGCAGGCACCGCCCGCTCCATGGGCATCACGGTCGAGGGCTAA
- the rplA gene encoding 50S ribosomal protein L1 — translation MAQKSKAYRAAAEKIEPGKYYTPSEAVELARETGSAKFNSTVEVALKLGVDPRKADQMVRGTVILPHGTGKTARVIVFATGPAAEAAIAAGADEVGGAELIEKVAGGYTSFDSAVSTPELMGQVGRLGKVLGPRGLMPNPKTGTVTPDVAKAVSDIKGGKIEFRVDKHSNVHFVVGKAGFTAEQLNENIRTALEEVVRLKPSSSKGRYIQKGAVSTTFGPGIPLDVNAI, via the coding sequence ATGGCACAGAAGTCCAAGGCTTACCGGGCCGCGGCCGAGAAGATCGAGCCCGGAAAGTACTACACCCCCAGCGAAGCTGTCGAACTCGCACGCGAGACCGGCTCCGCCAAGTTCAACTCGACCGTCGAGGTCGCACTCAAGCTCGGCGTCGACCCGCGCAAGGCGGACCAGATGGTCCGCGGTACCGTCATTCTTCCTCACGGTACCGGCAAGACCGCGCGCGTCATCGTGTTCGCCACCGGCCCCGCGGCCGAAGCGGCCATCGCTGCAGGCGCTGACGAGGTCGGCGGCGCCGAGCTCATCGAGAAGGTCGCCGGCGGCTACACCTCGTTCGACTCGGCTGTCTCCACCCCGGAGCTCATGGGCCAGGTCGGTCGCCTCGGTAAGGTCCTCGGTCCCCGTGGCCTCATGCCGAACCCGAAGACCGGTACGGTCACGCCCGACGTCGCGAAGGCCGTCTCCGACATCAAGGGCGGAAAGATCGAGTTCCGCGTCGACAAGCACTCCAACGTGCACTTCGTCGTCGGCAAGGCGGGCTTCACCGCCGAGCAGCTGAACGAGAACATTCGCACCGCACTCGAAGAGGTCGTTCGCCTGAAGCCGTCGTCGTCGAAGGGCCGCTACATCCAGAAGGGCGCCGTGTCGACCACGTTCGGCCCCGGCATTCCGCTGGATGTCAACGCGATCTAG
- a CDS encoding S53 family peptidase yields MTSRVMRRALHKRTVAILATATAVVALSMTGIGGAVAADRVSYSGSVPKWATPANDAGAAPAAQTFEGEIFLPLRDQAGAVALAKAVSSPLNSGFRKGLRPSAWIARFSPTKADFNANITYLKSQGLTIFATPANREFIVFRGTAAQLGAAFSTSLHTYAVDKHRIVGPSRAPSVPSALATKVSGISLDQSRMLTRPDLATPEGGTGSSEPSITRKAADAPVVQTPCSNYAGEHSATVPAAYNGQTVYPTYICGYTPSQLRSAYGLDKLNKAGVNGKGQTIAIIDAYASPTILDDANTYATAVGEPTLKAGQYKQIVPDKSQFVDQALCQEPSGWQTEQTLDVESSHGIAPGANILYVGGFNCGGGLDIAMSTILDNKLSNIVSNSYGNVGEAVPTNTLQGQNNLYVQAAGEGIGLYFSSGDNGDEVAKLGYASPDFAASSPWVTAVGGTSIGIDKNGKIAYETGWGDTRDEITVNSAGVPVYANALPGSAPSGGFRFGAGGGTSAVFAEPDYQRGIVPTSLSRGFRVSPDVSAIADPYTGFLIGYSPIVDDTTLATGPFGNATFGGTSLATPVVAAQIAIVQQATHKVIGFANPTLYGLDRILPSAFRDVVPQTPPRALAFTSPATGLSFLITLDTDTSLKTAKGYDDVTGMGGVTFNLLTLLASGRH; encoded by the coding sequence ATGACATCTCGCGTCATGCGTCGAGCCCTCCATAAGAGGACCGTTGCAATCCTGGCAACCGCGACCGCTGTGGTCGCACTATCGATGACCGGAATAGGGGGAGCAGTCGCCGCCGATCGGGTCAGCTATTCGGGTTCCGTCCCCAAATGGGCGACCCCGGCCAATGACGCGGGCGCGGCGCCCGCGGCGCAGACCTTCGAGGGGGAGATCTTCCTGCCCCTCCGCGACCAGGCCGGCGCCGTCGCCCTGGCGAAGGCTGTCTCCTCTCCGCTCAACTCCGGCTTCCGCAAGGGGCTGCGCCCGTCAGCCTGGATCGCGCGGTTCTCGCCGACCAAGGCCGACTTCAACGCGAATATCACCTACCTGAAGAGTCAGGGACTGACGATCTTCGCAACCCCGGCCAACCGCGAGTTCATCGTCTTCCGCGGCACTGCAGCCCAGCTGGGCGCCGCCTTCTCGACGAGCCTGCACACCTACGCCGTCGACAAGCACCGGATCGTCGGCCCGTCACGGGCGCCGTCGGTGCCGTCAGCGCTCGCAACGAAGGTGTCGGGCATCAGCCTCGACCAGTCGCGGATGCTCACCAGGCCGGATCTGGCAACGCCCGAGGGCGGAACGGGGTCGAGCGAACCGAGCATCACGCGCAAGGCTGCGGATGCACCTGTGGTTCAGACCCCGTGCTCGAACTATGCCGGTGAGCACTCTGCCACGGTCCCTGCCGCCTACAACGGTCAGACCGTCTACCCGACCTACATCTGCGGGTACACACCGTCGCAGCTGCGTTCGGCGTACGGCCTAGACAAGCTGAACAAGGCCGGCGTGAACGGCAAGGGACAGACCATCGCGATCATCGACGCGTACGCTTCGCCGACGATCCTCGACGACGCGAACACCTACGCGACGGCGGTGGGCGAACCCACACTGAAGGCGGGCCAGTACAAGCAGATCGTTCCCGACAAGAGCCAGTTCGTCGACCAGGCCCTGTGCCAGGAGCCGAGCGGATGGCAGACGGAGCAGACGCTCGACGTCGAATCGTCGCACGGCATCGCTCCGGGGGCGAACATCCTCTACGTCGGTGGCTTCAACTGCGGCGGCGGCCTCGACATCGCGATGTCGACGATCCTGGACAACAAGCTCTCGAACATCGTGAGCAACAGCTACGGGAACGTCGGAGAAGCCGTCCCGACCAACACGCTGCAGGGCCAGAACAACCTGTACGTGCAGGCGGCGGGCGAGGGAATCGGGCTGTACTTCTCGAGCGGTGACAACGGTGACGAGGTCGCGAAACTCGGCTATGCGTCTCCGGACTTCGCGGCGTCCTCCCCGTGGGTGACCGCGGTCGGCGGCACGAGCATCGGCATCGACAAGAACGGCAAGATCGCCTACGAGACCGGCTGGGGTGACACCCGCGACGAAATCACCGTGAACTCTGCTGGCGTCCCGGTCTACGCGAACGCCCTTCCGGGCAGTGCACCTTCGGGCGGCTTCCGGTTCGGCGCAGGCGGTGGGACCAGCGCGGTCTTCGCCGAGCCCGACTATCAGCGGGGCATCGTTCCGACGTCGCTCTCGCGTGGTTTCCGGGTTTCGCCTGACGTCTCGGCGATCGCCGATCCGTACACCGGGTTCCTGATCGGCTACAGCCCGATCGTCGACGACACGACGCTCGCCACGGGTCCGTTCGGTAACGCGACCTTCGGCGGCACGTCGCTCGCGACGCCGGTCGTCGCGGCCCAGATCGCGATCGTGCAGCAGGCCACGCACAAGGTGATCGGGTTCGCGAACCCGACGCTCTACGGCCTGGACCGCATCCTGCCGAGCGCCTTCCGCGATGTCGTCCCGCAGACGCCGCCGCGTGCGCTGGCGTTCACGAGTCCGGCGACCGGGCTCAGCTTCCTCATCACGCTCGACACGGACACCTCGCTGAAGACGGCGAAGGGCTATGACGACGTGACCGGGATGGGCGGGGTGACGTTCAACCTGCTCACCTTGCTCGCTTCCGGGCGGCACTAG
- a CDS encoding MerR family transcriptional regulator, which produces MVITELAELSGTPAATIKYYVREGLLPAGERVGGNRTEYDESHAHRLRLIRAMLEVGKLSIGAISSVLTALDDPDAPIAHTFDIAQRALSRDTVSGISEGSDAALARIDGVIDRAGWGDCGDNPGREIAARVVDAFDRAGYPLPDSYLDAYASAAQQVAEADLGAVGELADPTDMAELMVVGTVLGDTLAAGLRRIAQAYVTTERRIS; this is translated from the coding sequence ATGGTCATCACGGAACTCGCAGAACTGTCCGGCACACCCGCAGCGACGATCAAGTACTACGTCCGTGAGGGTCTGCTGCCGGCGGGGGAGCGGGTAGGCGGCAACCGGACGGAGTACGACGAATCACACGCTCACCGCCTGCGCCTCATCCGGGCGATGCTCGAGGTCGGCAAGCTCTCGATCGGGGCCATCTCGAGTGTGCTCACCGCGCTCGACGATCCGGATGCCCCGATCGCCCACACCTTCGACATCGCGCAGCGCGCACTGTCACGCGACACGGTCTCCGGCATCTCGGAGGGGTCGGATGCGGCACTCGCGCGCATCGACGGCGTCATCGACCGCGCCGGCTGGGGAGACTGCGGTGACAATCCCGGGCGCGAGATCGCCGCCAGGGTGGTCGACGCGTTCGACAGGGCCGGCTATCCGCTCCCCGACTCCTACCTCGACGCCTACGCCTCGGCCGCCCAGCAGGTGGCGGAGGCCGACCTCGGAGCGGTCGGAGAACTCGCCGACCCGACCGACATGGCCGAGCTCATGGTCGTCGGCACCGTGCTCGGCGACACTCTCGCCGCAGGCCTTCGACGCATCGCGCAGGCCTATGTCACAACAGAAAGGCGCATCTCATGA